In one Pseudomonas fitomaticsae genomic region, the following are encoded:
- a CDS encoding DUF2242 domain-containing protein produces MLNSIPVRFFGLALLLTAAAGCSKDKPIYEHENFDDSGTFSRNYPVTDTASCEAARRALLSQGYIITSNDPKLVSGHKSFQQTGETHLEISFNVVCADDGSAGHHATVFANALQDRYALKKTNNSASLGVGVLGSVSMPIGSSDDSMVKVASETVSSQKFYERFFTLVELFLPADAKKAAHITEKPKTDLGVPEAKATPAPLAPAPAAEPAPTPAPAAEPAAAPTPAPAEATPASSEPVAPPAEAAPITPAPVAEPAPATETITPPANPTDMPPPSEPIPAMPASGQ; encoded by the coding sequence ATGTTGAATTCTATTCCCGTGCGTTTTTTCGGGTTGGCGTTGTTGCTGACCGCCGCTGCCGGCTGCTCCAAGGACAAGCCCATCTACGAGCATGAGAATTTCGACGATTCCGGCACCTTTTCGCGCAATTACCCGGTGACCGACACCGCCAGTTGCGAAGCGGCCCGCCGAGCGTTGCTCAGCCAGGGCTACATCATTACCAGCAACGACCCGAAACTGGTCAGCGGGCACAAGAGCTTCCAGCAGACCGGCGAAACCCACCTGGAGATCAGCTTCAACGTGGTGTGCGCCGATGATGGCAGCGCCGGCCATCACGCCACCGTGTTCGCCAACGCCCTGCAGGACCGCTACGCGCTGAAGAAGACCAACAACTCGGCGAGCCTTGGGGTTGGCGTGTTGGGCTCGGTCTCGATGCCGATCGGCTCGTCTGACGATTCGATGGTCAAGGTGGCCAGCGAAACCGTGTCGTCGCAGAAGTTCTACGAGCGTTTCTTCACGCTGGTCGAGCTGTTCCTGCCGGCCGACGCGAAGAAAGCCGCGCACATCACCGAAAAACCGAAGACCGACCTGGGTGTGCCGGAAGCCAAGGCGACACCGGCTCCGCTGGCTCCAGCCCCTGCGGCTGAACCGGCCCCGACCCCAGCGCCGGCGGCCGAGCCCGCGGCGGCACCGACGCCAGCGCCTGCAGAAGCGACCCCGGCCAGTTCCGAGCCGGTAGCACCGCCGGCCGAAGCTGCACCGATCACCCCGGCACCGGTTGCCGAGCCTGCGCCCGCGACGGAAACCATCACGCCGCCGGCCAACCCGACGGACATGCCGCCGCCCTCCGAACCGATTCCGGCCATGCCTGCCTCTGGGCAGTAA
- a CDS encoding NADPH-dependent 2,4-dienoyl-CoA reductase produces MTATQYPHLLAPLDLGFTTLRNRTLMGSMHTGLEEKPGGFERMAAYFAERARGGVGLMVTGGIGPNDEGGVYSGAAKLTTEEEALKHRIVTRAVHDAGGKICMQILHAGRYAYSPKQVAPSAIQAPINPFKPKELDEEGIEKQISDFVTCSVLAQTAEYDGVEIMGSEGYFINQFLAAHTNHRTDRWGGSYENRMRLPVEIVRRVREAVGPNFIIIFRLSMLDLVEGGSTWEEIVTLAKAIEQAGATIINTGIGWHEARIPTIATKVPRAAFSKVTAKLRGSVSIPLITTNRINTPEIAEQILAEGDADMVSMARPFLADPDFVNKAAEGRADEINTCIGCNQACLDHTFGGKLTSCLVNPRACHETELNYLPVKQIKKIAVVGAGPAGLSAATVAAERGHQVTLFDSASEIGGQFNVAKRVPGKEEFYETLRYFKRKLQTTNVEVCLNTRVDVAKLVEGGYDEVILATGIAPRLPAIPGVENAKVLSYLDVLLERKPVGKRVAVIGAGGIGFDVSEFLVHEGVATSQDRAAFWKEWGIDTNLEARGGVAGIKAAPHAPARDVFLLQRKKSKVGDGLGKTTGWIHRTGLKNKQVQMLNSVEYLKIDDEGLHIRIGETGEPQVLSVDNIVICAGQDPLRELHDGLVAAGQNVHLIGGADVAAELDAKRAINQGSRLAAEL; encoded by the coding sequence ATGACCGCCACTCAATACCCGCACCTGTTGGCCCCGCTGGACCTGGGATTCACCACGTTGCGCAACCGCACCCTGATGGGTTCGATGCACACCGGCCTTGAAGAGAAGCCGGGTGGTTTCGAACGCATGGCGGCGTATTTCGCCGAGCGTGCCCGTGGCGGTGTCGGCCTGATGGTCACCGGCGGTATCGGTCCGAACGACGAGGGCGGCGTGTACTCCGGCGCGGCCAAGCTGACCACCGAGGAAGAAGCGCTCAAGCACCGCATCGTGACGCGCGCCGTGCATGATGCGGGCGGCAAGATCTGCATGCAGATCCTCCACGCCGGCCGTTATGCCTACAGCCCGAAACAGGTCGCGCCGAGCGCCATTCAAGCGCCGATCAACCCGTTCAAGCCCAAAGAACTGGACGAGGAAGGCATCGAGAAACAGATCAGCGATTTCGTCACCTGCTCGGTACTGGCCCAGACCGCCGAGTACGACGGCGTGGAGATCATGGGCTCGGAAGGTTATTTCATTAACCAGTTCCTCGCGGCCCACACCAACCACCGCACCGACCGTTGGGGCGGCAGCTACGAAAACCGCATGCGCCTGCCGGTGGAAATCGTTCGTCGCGTACGTGAAGCGGTCGGCCCGAACTTCATCATCATCTTCCGTCTGTCGATGCTCGATCTGGTGGAAGGCGGCAGCACCTGGGAAGAAATCGTCACCCTGGCCAAAGCCATCGAGCAGGCCGGCGCGACCATCATCAACACCGGCATCGGCTGGCACGAAGCGCGGATCCCGACCATCGCCACCAAAGTGCCGCGTGCGGCATTCAGCAAGGTCACGGCCAAGCTGCGTGGCTCGGTGAGTATTCCGCTGATCACCACCAACCGCATCAACACCCCGGAAATCGCCGAGCAGATTCTGGCTGAAGGCGATGCCGACATGGTGTCGATGGCGCGGCCGTTCCTCGCCGATCCGGACTTCGTCAACAAGGCTGCCGAGGGCCGCGCCGACGAAATCAACACCTGCATCGGCTGCAACCAGGCCTGCCTCGATCACACCTTCGGCGGCAAGCTCACCAGCTGCCTGGTCAACCCGCGTGCCTGCCACGAGACCGAACTCAACTACCTGCCGGTCAAGCAGATCAAGAAAATCGCCGTGGTCGGTGCCGGTCCTGCCGGTCTGTCCGCCGCCACCGTGGCCGCCGAGCGCGGGCATCAGGTGACGCTGTTCGATTCGGCCAGCGAAATCGGTGGCCAGTTCAACGTCGCCAAGCGCGTGCCGGGCAAGGAAGAGTTCTACGAAACCCTGCGCTACTTCAAACGCAAACTGCAGACCACCAACGTCGAGGTGTGCCTGAACACCCGCGTCGACGTGGCAAAACTGGTCGAGGGCGGTTACGACGAAGTCATTCTGGCGACCGGCATTGCGCCGCGTCTGCCGGCGATTCCGGGTGTCGAGAACGCCAAAGTGCTGAGCTATCTGGATGTGCTGCTCGAGCGCAAACCGGTCGGCAAGCGCGTAGCGGTAATCGGTGCCGGCGGTATCGGTTTTGACGTGTCGGAATTCCTCGTCCATGAAGGTGTGGCCACCAGTCAGGATCGCGCCGCGTTCTGGAAAGAGTGGGGCATCGACACGAATCTGGAAGCCCGTGGTGGCGTAGCCGGGATCAAGGCTGCACCGCACGCACCGGCCCGCGACGTGTTCCTGCTGCAACGCAAGAAATCCAAGGTCGGCGACGGTCTGGGCAAGACCACCGGCTGGATTCATCGCACCGGTCTGAAGAACAAGCAGGTGCAGATGCTCAACAGCGTCGAGTACCTGAAGATCGACGACGAAGGCCTGCATATCCGCATCGGCGAAACCGGCGAGCCGCAAGTGCTGTCGGTGGACAACATCGTCATCTGCGCCGGCCAGGATCCACTGCGTGAGCTGCACGACGGTCTGGTCGCAGCCGGGCAGAACGTGCACCTGATCGGTGGCGCCGATGTGGCGGCCGAGCTGGATGCCAAACGCGCGATCAATCAGGGTTCGCGTCTGGCCGCCGAGCTCTGA
- a CDS encoding 2-aminoethylphosphonate--pyruvate transaminase, producing the protein MSTAAPILLTPGPLTTSARTRQAMMVDWGSWDDRFNQLTASLCEQLLAILNGADSHHCVPLQGSGTFAVEAAIGTLVPRDGKVLVLINGAYGKRLAKICEVLGRSFSTFETAEDEPTTAADVDRLLRADSDVTHVALIHCETSTGILNPLPEIAQVVEQHGKRLIIDAMSSFGALPVDAQNVPFDALIAASGKCLEGVPGMGFVFARKESLAAVAGNSHSLAMDLFDQHSYMKKTGQWRFTPPTHVVAALHEALLQYNEEGGLPARHARYAANCQALMEEMGKLGLRSFLPAAIQAPIIATFHAPKDPRYQFKDFYERVKAKGYILYPGKLTQVETFRVGCIGHVTPAQMREAVAAVGEVLREMEVLEI; encoded by the coding sequence ATGAGTACTGCCGCACCCATCCTGCTCACTCCCGGCCCGTTGACCACCTCGGCCCGCACCCGCCAGGCGATGATGGTCGACTGGGGTTCATGGGATGACCGCTTCAACCAACTGACCGCCAGCCTGTGCGAGCAACTGCTGGCGATCCTCAACGGCGCCGACAGCCATCACTGCGTACCTTTGCAGGGCAGCGGCACCTTCGCCGTCGAAGCCGCGATCGGTACCCTCGTCCCCCGCGACGGCAAGGTGCTGGTGCTGATCAACGGCGCCTACGGCAAGCGTCTGGCGAAAATCTGCGAAGTGCTCGGCCGCTCGTTCAGCACCTTTGAAACCGCTGAAGACGAGCCGACCACCGCCGCCGACGTCGACCGCCTGCTGCGCGCCGACAGCGACGTTACCCACGTCGCGCTGATCCACTGCGAAACCAGCACCGGCATCCTTAACCCGCTGCCGGAAATTGCCCAGGTCGTCGAGCAACACGGCAAACGCCTGATCATTGATGCCATGAGTTCCTTCGGCGCATTGCCGGTGGATGCGCAAAACGTCCCGTTCGACGCGCTGATCGCCGCGTCCGGCAAATGTCTGGAAGGCGTGCCGGGCATGGGCTTCGTGTTTGCCCGCAAGGAATCCCTGGCCGCAGTCGCCGGCAATTCGCATTCGCTGGCGATGGACCTGTTCGATCAGCACAGCTACATGAAGAAGACCGGCCAATGGCGCTTCACCCCGCCGACCCACGTGGTCGCCGCGTTGCATGAAGCCCTGCTGCAATACAACGAAGAAGGCGGCCTGCCGGCGCGGCATGCGCGTTACGCCGCCAACTGCCAGGCGTTAATGGAGGAGATGGGCAAACTCGGCTTGCGCAGTTTCCTGCCTGCTGCGATCCAGGCGCCGATCATCGCGACCTTCCACGCCCCGAAAGATCCGCGCTACCAGTTCAAGGACTTCTACGAACGGGTCAAGGCCAAGGGTTACATCCTCTACCCCGGCAAGCTGACCCAGGTCGAAACCTTCCGCGTCGGCTGTATCGGCCACGTCACCCCGGCACAGATGCGCGAAGCCGTCGCGGCGGTGGGTGAAGTGCTGCGCGAGATGGAAGTCCTGGAAATTTAA
- a CDS encoding nitrilase-related carbon-nitrogen hydrolase: MRKLLYLTFSMALIAALTFYAMWAADRPAGHYLSDLRIKLAVDQGTPADRGNLLGIQPELFPTDYQSPERLHRKLAAYLQQAQDQGLLNEKTVVILPEHVGTWLMISGEKDELYQAATFAEAMNWLAASNPVQFARAWLTAKGSSRLDDAHLRMKSRDMAKDYQALFGGLAKEFHITLVAGSIVLPEPNITEGRLKAGSGALYNSTVVFGRDGAPLGQPQRQMRPIFDQDDSSTYDASRINVVDTPAGRLGVLIGKDSWYPDNYRKLDEQGAQLIAVPAFLTGHSVWDQPWRGYRGLIVPDSVSLKPGEVSEGQAWHRLTLTAQPPASNAMAGMSVFLRGQFWDKPSAGQSFLSSNGQQFADSEARGARLLNLWL, encoded by the coding sequence ATGCGCAAACTTCTGTACCTCACCTTTTCCATGGCGCTCATCGCCGCGCTCACCTTCTACGCCATGTGGGCGGCTGACCGCCCGGCCGGTCATTACCTGTCGGATCTGCGGATCAAACTCGCGGTTGATCAGGGCACGCCCGCCGACCGCGGCAACCTGCTGGGCATCCAGCCCGAGCTGTTCCCCACCGACTACCAAAGCCCCGAACGCCTGCACCGCAAGCTCGCCGCCTATCTGCAGCAGGCGCAGGATCAGGGCCTGTTGAATGAAAAAACCGTGGTCATCCTGCCGGAGCATGTCGGCACCTGGCTGATGATCAGTGGCGAGAAAGACGAGCTGTACCAGGCCGCCACTTTCGCCGAAGCGATGAACTGGCTGGCAGCGAGCAACCCGGTGCAATTTGCTCGCGCCTGGCTCACCGCCAAGGGCAGCAGCCGTCTGGATGACGCGCACCTGCGGATGAAATCCCGGGACATGGCCAAGGACTATCAGGCGCTGTTCGGTGGGTTGGCCAAGGAATTCCACATCACCCTGGTGGCCGGTTCGATCGTTTTGCCTGAACCGAACATCACCGAAGGCCGGCTCAAGGCCGGCAGTGGTGCGCTGTACAACAGCACGGTGGTATTCGGTCGTGACGGCGCCCCGCTCGGCCAGCCACAGCGCCAGATGCGCCCGATCTTCGATCAGGACGACTCCAGCACCTACGACGCTTCCCGGATCAATGTGGTCGATACCCCGGCCGGGCGCCTCGGCGTGCTGATCGGCAAAGACAGCTGGTATCCGGACAATTACCGCAAACTGGACGAGCAAGGCGCGCAACTGATCGCAGTGCCGGCGTTCCTCACTGGTCACAGCGTATGGGATCAACCCTGGCGGGGTTACAGAGGCTTGATCGTGCCGGACTCGGTCAGCCTGAAACCGGGCGAAGTCAGCGAAGGCCAGGCCTGGCACCGCCTGACCCTGACCGCACAACCACCGGCGAGCAACGCAATGGCCGGCATGAGCGTGTTCCTGCGCGGGCAGTTCTGGGACAAACCGAGCGCCGGACAAAGCTTCCTCAGCAGCAACGGCCAGCAATTCGCCGACAGCGAAGCCCGTGGCGCGCGCCTGCTGAACCTCTGGTTGTAA
- a CDS encoding 1-aminocyclopropane-1-carboxylate deaminase/D-cysteine desulfhydrase — MFLPPTDWLPQAPLEPLHLDWLTAAGIEAAILRLDRIDPLISGNKWFKLVEHLKAANNAGAEGIISLGGAHSNHLHALAAAGKRLGFATVGLLRGHPQDTPTVRDLQDFGMQLHWLGYGGYRARHEPGFWQPWLAQYPTLHPVPEGGGGLPGAQGCAALKDQVSQQIGTLGWDDYHGWWLACGTGTTLAGLVLAEAGQHAVYGAMAVPDDHGVAAKVEAIVGETGRYELIDASRGGFAKVDPALLEFIAQTEQASGIPLEPLYTGKALLALKQQIEAGRFVRGSRLIFVHTGGLQGRRGFDG; from the coding sequence ATGTTTCTGCCTCCCACCGACTGGCTACCTCAAGCCCCCCTCGAACCGCTTCATCTGGACTGGCTCACCGCCGCCGGCATTGAAGCCGCGATCCTGCGTCTGGACCGGATCGACCCGCTGATCAGCGGCAACAAGTGGTTCAAACTTGTCGAGCATCTCAAAGCCGCCAATAACGCGGGTGCCGAAGGCATCATCAGCCTGGGCGGTGCGCACTCCAATCATCTGCATGCACTGGCGGCTGCGGGCAAGCGCCTGGGATTCGCAACGGTCGGGCTGTTGCGCGGGCATCCGCAGGACACGCCGACGGTGAGGGATCTGCAGGACTTCGGCATGCAACTGCACTGGCTCGGTTACGGCGGCTATCGGGCGCGGCACGAGCCGGGGTTCTGGCAGCCGTGGCTGGCGCAATATCCTACGCTGCATCCGGTGCCCGAAGGGGGCGGCGGTTTGCCGGGCGCGCAGGGTTGCGCGGCGCTGAAGGATCAGGTCAGTCAACAAATCGGCACGCTCGGCTGGGACGACTATCACGGTTGGTGGCTGGCCTGCGGCACGGGCACCACGCTCGCGGGATTGGTGTTGGCCGAGGCCGGACAACATGCGGTGTACGGCGCAATGGCCGTGCCAGACGATCACGGCGTCGCGGCCAAAGTCGAGGCCATTGTCGGTGAGACCGGGCGCTACGAGCTGATCGACGCCAGCCGTGGTGGTTTCGCCAAGGTCGATCCGGCGTTGCTTGAATTCATCGCGCAAACCGAGCAGGCCAGCGGCATTCCCCTCGAACCGCTGTACACCGGCAAAGCCTTGCTGGCGCTCAAACAACAGATCGAGGCGGGCCGCTTTGTCCGGGGTTCACGCTTGATCTTCGTCCACACTGGCGGCTTGCAGGGCCGGCGCGGATTCGACGGTTAA
- a CDS encoding cytochrome b has translation MPWTNSESRYSTVSILLHWLMLVLLVLVYASMELRGLFPKGSGGRTLIREVHYMLGLTVFVLVWFRLFARSLGPAPKIFPASPQWQTTLARLMHWALYLFMISMPILGWLITSAEGHQVMFYGFDLPLLVSEDKVFAKEVEHWHVLISTIGYWLIGLHALAGIYHHYVVRDNTLLRMMPKRSQG, from the coding sequence ATGCCGTGGACAAATTCCGAATCCCGTTACAGCACCGTGTCGATCCTGTTGCACTGGCTGATGCTGGTGCTGTTGGTGCTGGTGTACGCCAGCATGGAATTGCGCGGGCTGTTTCCCAAGGGCAGCGGTGGCCGCACGCTGATCCGCGAAGTGCATTACATGCTCGGGCTGACCGTGTTCGTGCTGGTCTGGTTTCGCCTGTTCGCCCGCAGCCTGGGCCCGGCGCCGAAAATCTTCCCGGCCTCGCCACAGTGGCAAACCACCCTCGCACGCTTGATGCACTGGGCGTTGTACCTGTTCATGATCAGCATGCCGATCCTCGGCTGGCTGATCACCAGCGCCGAAGGTCATCAGGTGATGTTCTACGGTTTCGACCTGCCGTTGCTGGTGAGTGAAGACAAGGTGTTCGCCAAAGAGGTTGAGCACTGGCATGTGCTGATCAGCACCATCGGCTACTGGCTGATCGGCCTGCATGCGCTGGCGGGGATCTATCACCATTACGTGGTGCGCGATAACACGTTGCTGCGGATGATGCCCAAGCGCAGCCAGGGTTAA
- a CDS encoding LysR substrate-binding domain-containing protein, giving the protein MNLFQLRAFDAVAREGSFTRAAARLFISQPAVTGHIKALEEHYQITLLRRTARRVELTEEGTKLAAITRAMFGMAEEAQALLEANRQLLTGRLEVAADGPHMVMPMLASLRARYPGITVNLRLGNAQETLAALLSEHADVAVLTEVEPRKGLHLQALSESRICALVPAGHPWATRSGEVRLKELDQVIMVLREPSSITRRTFDQACAQASVSPRVLLELDSREAVTEAVAAELGVGVVSSVEVSHDPRVVAIPIAGEGLVNRHMIGCVERRRELRLIQAFFGLAPV; this is encoded by the coding sequence ATGAACCTGTTCCAGCTCCGCGCCTTTGACGCCGTGGCCCGGGAGGGCAGCTTCACCCGTGCCGCCGCGCGGTTGTTCATCAGCCAGCCGGCGGTCACCGGGCACATCAAGGCGCTGGAGGAGCATTACCAGATCACCCTGTTGCGACGGACGGCGCGTCGGGTCGAGCTGACCGAGGAGGGCACCAAACTGGCGGCGATCACCCGGGCAATGTTCGGCATGGCCGAAGAGGCACAGGCGCTGCTGGAAGCCAATCGGCAATTGCTGACTGGACGTCTTGAGGTGGCGGCGGACGGCCCGCACATGGTCATGCCGATGCTCGCCAGCCTGCGGGCGCGGTATCCGGGAATCACGGTGAATCTGCGGTTGGGCAATGCTCAGGAAACGTTGGCGGCGTTGTTGTCCGAGCATGCCGATGTGGCGGTGCTGACCGAGGTGGAGCCGCGCAAGGGCTTGCATCTGCAAGCGTTGAGTGAATCGCGGATCTGCGCACTGGTGCCGGCGGGGCATCCGTGGGCGACGCGTTCCGGCGAGGTCAGGCTCAAGGAGCTGGATCAGGTGATCATGGTGTTGCGCGAGCCCAGTTCGATTACCCGGCGCACGTTCGATCAGGCCTGTGCGCAGGCTTCGGTCAGTCCACGGGTGTTGCTGGAACTGGACAGCCGCGAGGCGGTGACAGAGGCGGTGGCGGCTGAACTGGGGGTCGGGGTGGTGTCATCGGTCGAGGTCAGCCACGATCCCCGCGTCGTCGCGATTCCCATTGCGGGAGAAGGGCTGGTGAACCGGCACATGATCGGCTGCGTGGAGCGGCGGCGGGAACTGCGCTTGATTCAGGCGTTTTTCGGGTTGGCCCCTGTCTGA
- the phnX gene encoding phosphonoacetaldehyde hydrolase, with the protein MNYNNPTQLQAAILDWAGTVVDFGSFAPTQIFVEAFAEFDVQVSIEEARGPMGMGKWDHIRTLCDQPQVAERYRKAFGRTPTDDDVTAIYNRFMPLQIEKIAEHSALIPGALETIANLRQQGIKIGSCSGYPKQVMDKVVALAATNGYIADHVVATDEVPNGRPWPAQALANVIALGIDDVAACVKIDDTVPGILEGRRAGMWTVALICSGNALGLDYEGYRALGSDALASERKRIHALFEGSRPHYMIDTISDLPEVIADINKRLANGEMPQSS; encoded by the coding sequence ATGAACTACAACAACCCAACCCAGCTGCAAGCCGCCATCCTCGACTGGGCCGGCACCGTGGTCGACTTCGGTTCTTTCGCACCGACCCAGATCTTTGTCGAAGCCTTCGCCGAGTTCGATGTCCAGGTTTCCATCGAAGAAGCCCGTGGCCCGATGGGCATGGGCAAGTGGGATCACATCCGTACCCTGTGCGATCAACCGCAGGTTGCCGAGCGCTATCGCAAAGCATTCGGTCGCACCCCGACCGACGATGACGTGACCGCGATCTACAACCGCTTCATGCCGCTGCAGATCGAGAAAATCGCCGAGCATTCGGCGCTGATTCCCGGCGCGCTGGAGACCATCGCCAACCTGCGTCAGCAAGGGATCAAGATCGGTTCCTGCTCGGGTTATCCGAAGCAAGTGATGGACAAGGTCGTGGCACTGGCCGCCACCAACGGCTACATCGCCGACCACGTCGTGGCCACCGACGAAGTGCCGAACGGCCGCCCATGGCCGGCCCAAGCGCTGGCCAACGTGATTGCGCTGGGCATCGACGATGTCGCCGCCTGCGTGAAGATCGACGACACCGTGCCGGGCATTCTTGAAGGTCGGCGTGCCGGGATGTGGACCGTGGCGCTGATCTGCTCCGGCAATGCGCTGGGCCTGGATTACGAAGGCTACCGCGCACTGGGCAGCGACGCGCTGGCCAGTGAGCGCAAGCGCATTCACGCGCTGTTCGAAGGTTCGCGTCCGCACTACATGATCGACACCATCAGCGATCTGCCGGAAGTGATTGCCGACATCAACAAGCGCCTGGCCAACGGCGAGATGCCGCAAAGCAGCTGA
- a CDS encoding AraC family transcriptional regulator has protein sequence MKPQPMRLGDLSVGFVHSLADAVRSHDVDPLPLLEQYGLDAARLAEAGARLSIPRYMRLGHGAIQLTGDLALGLRMGQLSRLSQAGLAGVTAAQAPTVREAARCLIRFEPLYGSNYRGQSSFHEDASGAWLRFYSISPYNAYNRFVVDSIIAGWLHQLSSISPEPLRAERIEIEFDTPDYRDAYTVLGDCPVQFGAEHNQLRLSLTSLAQRNPEHCPSTWKHLLGLCERELEQLTRTRSLRERITQLLGPLLNGGREPDLEEVAARLKLPTWTLRRKLAEEGTQFRAVLNDTRRDLAMTYIRDTELAFGEIAYLLGFASAEAFQRAFKRWNGQTPGEFRRSHRKTG, from the coding sequence ATGAAACCGCAGCCGATGCGTCTCGGGGATCTGTCGGTGGGCTTCGTCCACAGCCTGGCCGATGCGGTGCGCAGCCATGATGTCGATCCGCTGCCATTGCTCGAACAGTACGGCCTGGATGCCGCACGCCTGGCCGAAGCCGGCGCCCGCCTGTCGATCCCGCGCTACATGCGCCTGGGGCATGGCGCGATCCAGCTGACCGGCGATCTCGCACTGGGTTTGCGCATGGGCCAACTCAGTCGCTTGAGTCAGGCCGGGCTGGCCGGTGTGACCGCCGCGCAGGCCCCGACCGTGCGCGAAGCGGCCCGCTGCCTGATTCGCTTCGAACCGTTGTACGGTTCCAATTATCGCGGTCAGTCGAGTTTCCACGAAGACGCCAGCGGTGCGTGGCTGCGGTTCTACTCGATCAGCCCGTACAACGCCTACAACCGCTTTGTGGTGGATTCGATCATCGCCGGCTGGCTGCATCAATTGTCCAGCATCAGCCCCGAGCCGTTGCGTGCTGAACGGATCGAGATCGAATTCGACACTCCGGATTATCGCGACGCCTACACCGTGCTGGGCGACTGTCCGGTCCAGTTCGGCGCCGAACACAATCAACTGCGCCTGAGCCTCACCAGCCTGGCCCAACGCAACCCGGAGCATTGCCCCAGCACCTGGAAACATTTGCTCGGTCTGTGTGAACGGGAACTCGAGCAATTGACCCGCACCCGCAGCCTGCGTGAACGCATCACACAATTGCTCGGGCCGTTGCTCAATGGCGGCCGGGAACCGGATCTGGAAGAAGTGGCGGCACGACTGAAGCTGCCGACCTGGACGTTACGGCGCAAACTCGCCGAGGAAGGCACGCAGTTTCGCGCGGTCCTCAACGACACTCGCCGTGATCTGGCGATGACCTACATCCGCGACACCGAACTGGCATTCGGTGAAATTGCCTACCTGCTGGGCTTTGCCTCGGCCGAAGCTTTCCAGCGCGCCTTCAAGCGCTGGAACGGCCAGACACCGGGCGAATTTCGCCGCAGTCACCGCAAGACAGGCTGA
- a CDS encoding LysR family transcriptional regulator: protein MSVSHAQLKAFHAVAVHGSFTKAAERLYLTQPAISDQVRKLEERFGVLLFHRNKRSVRLTDLGERLLAITQRLFVVEAEAQELLQESQALQTGSLILAVDAPVHVLPQIARFCERYPGISVKIETGNTDESLFRLFNYQADLALLGRDVSDERLLCVPLRNDPMVAFVSRHHPWAERESICLEDLDDTPLVLREHGSVTRQTLEEEMARAGFRIRPAIQVEGREAAREAVVVGIGVGVVSAAEFGADSRVCALPITDCTRRLTETLVCLREQSSRRVVATFLEMVRESLVQTGANPKNA from the coding sequence ATGTCGGTTTCACACGCACAGCTCAAAGCCTTTCACGCCGTGGCCGTGCACGGAAGCTTCACCAAGGCCGCCGAGCGGCTTTATCTGACGCAACCGGCGATTTCCGACCAGGTGCGCAAGCTGGAAGAGCGCTTCGGTGTGTTGCTGTTCCATCGCAACAAGCGCTCGGTGCGCCTGACGGATCTGGGCGAGCGCTTGCTGGCAATCACCCAGCGTCTGTTTGTGGTCGAGGCCGAAGCCCAGGAGTTGTTGCAGGAATCCCAGGCCTTGCAGACCGGCAGCCTGATTCTGGCGGTGGATGCGCCGGTGCATGTGCTGCCACAGATCGCCCGGTTCTGTGAGCGCTATCCGGGGATCAGCGTGAAGATCGAGACCGGTAACACCGATGAATCGCTGTTTCGACTGTTCAACTATCAGGCTGATCTGGCGTTGCTCGGGCGTGATGTCAGCGATGAGCGCCTGTTATGCGTGCCACTGCGCAACGACCCGATGGTGGCGTTCGTATCACGCCATCATCCGTGGGCCGAGCGTGAGTCGATCTGTCTGGAAGATCTGGACGACACGCCGCTGGTGCTGCGCGAACACGGCTCGGTCACCCGCCAGACCCTGGAAGAAGAAATGGCCCGCGCCGGTTTCCGCATCCGCCCGGCGATCCAGGTCGAAGGCCGGGAAGCGGCGCGGGAGGCAGTGGTGGTGGGGATTGGCGTGGGTGTGGTGTCGGCGGCGGAGTTTGGTGCGGACTCGCGGGTTTGCGCGTTGCCGATCACCGATTGCACCCGGCGCTTGACCGAGACGCTGGTGTGCCTGCGCGAGCAGAGTTCGCGGCGGGTGGTGGCGACGTTTCTCGAGATGGTGCGCGAAAGCCTTGTTCAGACAGGGGCCAACCCGAAAAACGCCTGA